The sequence aagaagaaacacaaactGTGTGTTGGTTTTCAAGAGGTGAAGGAATACAATGAATGTGGAGAGCCTGTAACTTTTGATATGGGGGAAAAAACTCAATAGAACAAGTGTCCTGTTGAGTTTTTGAGCCTACAAGACTTAGATAACTGACACAACACTGAATATAGGATGTTGAATCAGTGCAGAGAAATGGTAAGAGCGCTTACCTCCCTTTGCACTGAGTTTTTGAATTGAataaccaacacacacacacacacacactgagcaaaaaaaACGGAGCAAACGATTAACACCATTGACAATAATATAATTTCCCATCCCCCTTTTCTGTAGTGGAACTAGTTTAGCCTGACCTAATTAAATCACCAAAGACATCCTTTTGGCCTCAAACAAGCTATCAGAAAGactgagagaaaacacacaagGACAGTTCTGCTGCCAACAGTCctttcacagctgtgaatcagGACAGTTTCTGGACCACTGTGACCGAAGTTGGAATTATTATCAAAGAAATAGTTTACAATGTATTAAACTCACTAGTGTTGCTGTGCTTGGCTCCTTAAACAGGAGGCAGAAAGTTTGAGcagaagagcagaaaaaaatagtGAGAAAACAAATCAACTAAAAGGATGATGAACAGCTCCAATCATCTATTGTGTTAATTTAAAGCTTGACTGCACTCTCACGCTTTATATAGTGTTTGAATTGTTGGACCCAAATTATCAGCAATTAGATAACTGGAAGCTAagcatcttatttttctcaaaTCTGTGCATTCCTTTGTGATTTACAAAGCAAAAACTCAGTTTCATAACAAGCAGAAAAATCTTTCAAAAATGACAGTTTGAAAGTTGTccaaaaacactaaaacatcTCAGCAAGAGgtctaaattttaaatgtgaaaacgGTAATGCTTTAACAGCGTTATCTGCTAACTATGTTCACACAGTGGGGAGAATCTCaacagtttcctttttttttttttttttttttttttatattatctcaacagttttcatctgaatgtggagaacATGTTGGCACAAGTAAATATAAGCTGTTTAAATGCACATTATGTGAATTGATTAATTTTGAGTCTCCTTTTAGGATTCAGTGCAGCTTGATGAGGCCGACGGAGTTTGGTGGCAGTGAGTCAGTCGTGCACTGCAATAGagaatgacttaaaaaaaaaaaacctccagcTTTAAGATGAGTTAAGATAAGATTATTAAGATTTGAAACTTGTACTAACTTAATTTGATGGCGTTCATCATTTACTGTGGATCGAATTCATCAGAGATCAGGAACTTCATGTTTAGCTGACGTCTCAGACATCAGCTTATCAAATGGATAATGACTCAGCAAGAATAACATCAAAATGGGTTTGTCCTCAAAAACTCTAAGCTCACACAACACAATCAGATACTGTTATGATCCATGCTGTGATACAATGAACAGATTATTCTGACCTGCTTAGTCAAACCTAAGAGGATGACAGActaataaaaccacaaacagtGTGGCTAAAGAGGCGCCATTTCTCTATCCTATGGTTCCGTTTTCTGAGCCATTCGTCCTATGAAAGAGACACGCAGAGGATGTTCCTGACATGGCACAGCCTTTGCAAGGTACCACGGGGGCAGAGGAGATAGGGGTTGATGTAATCAGGATGGGTGCGCCCTGGTTACCATGGAGAACAGTCTGTCAGCACCCGTCCAGATAGGCTTTTGACTGCcttgtttaaacaaaaaccaGAAGCATACGCCATGTATAAAATCCAGCTCCCTTCCACATATTACACAATGGGGAGGGTATCTAACAATGGCACGCACACAGTCACATTGGTCTATAACCCTGGCATCCGTAATACACATGCCACCCAAAACAGATGGCACCCAGCCATGTTGGTGTGCACACTCATTTTCCGACAACACACAACGGTGTGCTCCATCACTCACCTGTTCCTCTTTCGATTTTTGCTTTTTAGGTATACACCCACATCAGAGCAGGCAGAAAGGCTCTGCCCTGTACGGGCGTGTCCACATGAAAGAAGGGGCCCAGCAAAAAGGGACTTTTCTGTGATTTCTCAACACTTACGACACAATGGATATGAAAATGTGCAGCGACGCAATAAGGAGCACTACACATGCTCTAGGATATCACCACCTTGCAGTGCAATATAATTTCAACAATACCAGTAGCCAGAATAACAGCCCATCTCTCACCACCGCAGAACACAGACAAATGCTGAGTAAATCACAGTAAACACATCAGTACCCTGGCCTTTCCAGCTGCTCCAAGAGCACTCCTTCTTGGTCACGTCTGCAGTGGCCTGCATGCTGGTGCTCATTTAGGTCCCTGTTCTGTCTCTCTTTatggttttccttttcttctttgtttccctCTTCAGTAAAACCGACTCACTCACTCATCCCAGAAAGGCATGAATGGTGGAAAAGGATGCAGAAAAGAGGCTGAGACGACgtgggggagggaggaagggagggagggaggagaggtTTCCAAGGTGCTGCCTGCTTGCCGAGCACAAAGACCGATGCTGTGGAGCGGGCTCGCCAGAACAGAAGGAGCAGGGAAAGTGCGTACGTGTATGTCGGTGTGTTGGGGGAGGGAGGAGTGGAGGGGCAAATTGTAAACATCACACTACCGTTTCTGCTGCAGCAAACCATCCATGCAACGATTAAGAGCCTCAGGGGTAAAAGCATTGGGTGGTGCATGGTCAAAGGGGTTTCGTCTTGCCAAGGGCAAGGTTTTCACAATAACATGAGCCTCAGACCTGGTTAATCGTGGGGGATACAAGCAAGAATGGGGTTATCCAGCACACTTTGTCAAGACAACTAAAGCCTACTGATCAATCCTCATATGGTTTCTAGCAATCCACAATAGGTGTCTCATGTAGCTTGttggcaaaatattttaaacgATGCAGTTAGTGAAATGTGCcataaacacaacacagacCCACATCTCTGATGTGTAAAAGAAGTAATTTCTCAGTCTGATGTCACGCTGCACGTAAAACAGGATGCAATGTTCTTTAAAAGCTTGAAATGGCAGGACTTGATACCACGTTGCTAAGGAAAAACATGGCAAATATCCAGCTCGTTTCTTTGTTATTTGCACATTACAGTATGTAAGGCTGTAGCTAAGATTTAAATAGCTGTTTCCACTATGGCTCACGGTAATTCAAGAGGCAAAGTGCTTGTTCTTAATAATTCATGTCAAGAGACACTGTTCATTTCAGCACAGTGTTCCTAGTTTAGTGCCTTTAGGATGTGTTGGGGCTTTATGATTTCCTCCCTGGAACACATTTGGAATGCAAATAGAGGAAAATTGCTTTGGAAATAAAACAAGGTAAGATGCTTACAAGTTTTAAAAGAACAGCTCAGTCATTAAGGTGTGAGCGAAtagtttttgttcaaataattTTCCTCTATCCTTTCAAAGCTGTTAGCCAGGTCCACTCAGTCCTCCCCCCTGCAGACAGCCACACCTCACACCTTCTGCTCACTGCAGCTCTGACAGCCATCAATGCCAACAAGCAAACcatatggaaagaaaaaagctagTTCATCTGAACCAGACTGAACATGCTCCCCCATCACTGTTGCTATGGTAACTGGTGTGGAAGTGACTGATGACATAAATATCCTCTGGTCTtccacagagcagcagagacaAAGGTGTCTTCCGCCCTCTGGTGGTGGAGAAAAATACACGTGACCTGCTTTTTAGCATTTCCAGAATCTTCTCACTGTCTGAGTAAACAAAACAAGGCGACTCAGCTAGTATTCAGTGAATTTACAATTCAGTAATGTGACTGTTCACATGAATCAACACAGCTCACTGCATGTTTAAAGAAACCCCTACATGCATGCAAACCTATGTTTGATTTGAAGccagaagaacaaaaaaaaaaaaaaaaaaaaaggagtgatTTCCTTTGACGCacagataaaacaaatgcaaaaagaaGCCTTTGAAGCTTTCATGTAGGAGTGTGCCCCAGTTTTCAGTATCACAGGATTATGTAAACCCACTGTCTACAAGGACAAAATGAAGAGCCAACAGAAGTCAAAATACCCATGTCAACATCAAAATGTGCAGCTTAGACAGCATTAACTGCTCGCTGCAGCTGGTATGCCTGACTTATCTAATCATAAGTGTGATGTAAGAATGCGGATGCTGTCAAGATGCAAAAGGAGCCTTTGCACAAACATTTggagtttaaaaatatttacaggtTAGGCAGTGCTGCTTTATATTGTCAGACACCATGCATGGACATTCATTGGAGTAAACGCATCCTTTTATTGACTGCCTTTTCTCATATATGCCACCAGGTGGAAGCAAATGTAGAGAGAAAACAAGCACTTTCCTCTCATTCCTGGTACAGAAACACCCACTCAGAAAAGGAcatcccatttttctttttattttatcaccagttttattttatcaccAGTTAAAATACAAATCCACAGACACTCCTAATGTCTTTTGAAAATCAAGGAACATTAGCAACACTCCCTGATTCACAAGCTTCCACTTacttctgtaaagttcatatgcCAAGATGAAGCCACTGTATCAATGGTAGGAATACAGATTGATAACATTTAACACACTTTaaataagaatgaatgaaataaagtcAGGACTAACCTTTTTGTTTATCAAATCCCTCCAGAAAGATTGATACAGCAGGTTTTCCTTGGTCTTCTTTGCCCTCACTGGTGATCTTGTGCATGTCACCCTGGTGGGCCTTTTCTGATCGTACCTCTGGAGGTACAGCGGCTGTTGGGGGCTTAGGCTTGCTGGGACCTTCCTCTGTTTTCACAGGGTTCTTGGCCTTTTCTGGAATCAGAGGCTCAGCTGGCATTGCCTCAATTGTACTGCGAGGAGGGGTGGTAGTGGAAACCAATGGAGAGTGAGGGCTGACTCCCTGTTTGGGGCCACTCGCACCCTGCTCTCTCTTTGGGCTTTCCTCAGATGCAGACTCAATGAAGAGATCACTGTCAAGCTCTgcctctctctcctccctcaGTATGCTGTAGGCTGTGGGTGGAGCAGAGCTGCCTACAAGGCCAAAACCACCCTTGGTAACCGGAGGATTGTCAAACGGGTTGTTAGGCTGGCTGAAAGCTCCCTTGCTCTTAGGGGGTTCAGCAAACGGGTTGCTACTAGGTTTGGGGGGCTCTTCAGACACTAGCTCGATCTCTGAGTCTCCAGACTCTGCACTACTGCCATCATGCTCCCTGTTGCCGGGCTTTTTGCCTGGATTGCTTTTGGTAAATGTCGGCTTTCCCACCTCAGACTTGAACATGTCACGTGTTGGGAATTCTTTCTCTGCCCACAAAGAAATAGagaagggggagaaaaaaaaactgcaaatcaGTTGAGTTACTTTACAAATCCAGTTTAACTTGTGTAAAGTTAAAGCTGTCACTTTTGCTATATTTAAATGGATGATTGTTTACTTAAGAAAGTCACCAACATTACAACCAAAAATGAGACCAGGTTGTACAACACAGTGCATATCTCTTACATGTTTTTCTAGGTAACTATGTAAAACCCCAGCACAGGTTTTAACTGTGTGGTCACTAATAAATTGTAGAGTTTACAGCCTGACTTTCTGCAAATCTTAAGGCATGCCCCAAAAAAATGCTAACAAGAATAGCATTATATTGGCTATCTTTGGCTCGTTTAAATAGCAACACTTAGAaattttttgtgcttttaaatgGTAAAGAGACTAAACAAACCACGAGGAGTGTTATGTCTTAAAACATTAGTCTTCAGTTTCTCAACCATGTGCTCTTTTCCATAATCAACAACTTCCGTGACAGCCTGGTAAAATTTACTGATGCTgatataataaaattttatgatATTATGAGAGATTTTTGTATAAATTGCCCATAATCTTTTAAACCTGAGGCAAGTGTCTATGTGTATTTGATGTGCTTACGTGTTGGGGACGCATTAGGAGTGGAAGCAGGGCTTTCATCCTCCGGCTCTGACAGTGTCACAGTGGGAACCCCCTGTAAGCCCACACTGAGGATGTTCTCACGCTCAGACACATTAACTGGAGAGggatgctgctgcagctcagactTGGAAGGTGGAGGCTGGGACTCAGTCAAAGTGATCTTCACTGGGCTGGCTGTCTGTGGTGTGCCACCCAGGTTTCGGTAGGAGCGGTAGTCCGTCAGCTCCTCATCGGATGGCTCTTCAACATAAGGGAAAGAATGAGAGCCAAGTGCTGGACCTAGattttcatcttcctcttcatcatcctcatcttttCCAAGATTTTTATCCATGTAGCTATCCAGGAAGTCATGACCAGCTGATATTTTGTCAGCCTTGTTTGACAGAGCCCCCTGGTGCTGGTACTGGTGCACTTCCTCGTGGCTGATATCCATGTAGTTGTAGGATTCTGTTTTGTGTGAGCCCAGCAGAGACTTTGGCATGTCATCCATTGGCTTGGAAGCCATTTTGGTGTTGGAGCTGAAGCTGTAGGTGTCACTTGAGAAGTGGTCCAAGACAGAGGAGCCAGAGGAGTTGTTGGAGGGCTTTAGGTCGTCCGACAGGTATGAGGCTTCCCTGCCGGTTGTGAAACTCTGATTGGACAGCAGGGATGTGTacacatcaccatcatcattcaTAGGCTTCCTGAACAAGCCAGACATGGGATCATctacaaaaacagagaaagaaagagtcaGAGAAAGCCAGGCGACAGATAAAGAAGAATGCAGAGCTCTCTGTGTTACGCAGTTGAATCAAACCAGCCTGTCTCTGAGCAGTGTGATTAATGAAAACATCCAGTTAAACAAAGCTATGCTTCAGCCAGTGCTGCTGCCAGGGAGAGAGACTGTGGCACTGTGAGAGCAGAACAGTCCAATTGGGTGTCTGGCTGTGCAGATCGGCGAGGCTGCAGACACAGAGGGTACTTGTACCCAATAGGAGACAATGGCGGATTGTTCAGGCACCCCAAAAAAGTAAGGAGACACAACCAAAGTCTGTTCTGTAGCACACAAGTAAAGTGATGCCTGTAGTCTCATTTCAGCCCTGTAATCACAAATCCTGCATCTTCCCAAACAGAATGTAGTGACAGTGAGGTTGGCTTTTTAAGTGGTGTGCTGACAAGAAGTTAAATGGCTCCCATCACCTCCTTTGATGTTCAGACATAGCATCcattatttgaaaaaatattttcatattttgaatCATCAGCTTACAACAGACAAGATTAGTTTGGTGTTAATTATTAGTTAGGTGTTAATATTTGCCCCATTGTAATATGTCCCCTGTGCTTTTAAAACTCAAGTCTCCCACAAGGGAGAcggatgccctgccaactgagctatccagccactTTTCAAAAGTGATTTCCCCttaaaaagtagatttttttttaatggactgACACCTGAGGATATGAAAATCAGTCAATCAAtagaaaacaaatcatttatCCAAACTCTCTGAATATTATAACTATAAACTGTATACCCAAACAGCGAGACCatgcccatctttacttctgaaaGTTTCAAGTCTATTACCAACCTGCCAATTAACTTTAGTTGTGATGTGACAAACAAGGTGTATTTTAAATCAGTCTTATATTTCTAAATCTGTTTTCCTCCCTGtatcttttattaatttgtacgcattaagtttaaaataataatttaaaaaacaatataatttcATGTCAAACGCTATCAAAAGTAGGCATGCTTCCAGTACAAATATGAAAATACAATCAACTCCAATAATCACAGTAcccacacaaaaacatacactACACAACAGATTATGTTAACAGATTCTGTTGAGCTGTTTACAAATCAGAGTTTATACATCCACGAACTAAGCTCCTCCTGCTCTCTAGCCCTGCTTCTCCAGGGCAGCGGTTGCTGCTATAAATAGACTGTGTCCAGCTGCTGGACTGGATAAGGGGGAAAGAGTTAAAACTGCAGCCTCAGGGTTAGCTTTGGAGAATGCAGACTGACTGACAGAAGACCCAACAGGTCAGGACGTCCCGTTCCTCCTTCTGCTTCCTCTAAAAAGCCCCACCACCCTCCCTTCTGCTGTCCTTTCAATAGCGGCTTCCTCCGTCATTAACAATACATCATACCGCAGTACTGAGGCGTAAACACTACACTCCCAAGCAGGGATACGAGGAGAGGCGTgataaaatgaagaagaaaagcaagGCAGGCCAAGACGTGTTTAAGCTCCAGGTTATTTTGCATTATACAGACTTACATATCTAACAGATCAACATCTAAAGCAGTTGTAAACTATACATAAACACTGATATGAATTCCTTAATGTACTGTGTAAGTGAGGGTTGTCTAGTTCTGGTCTTCAAGGTCCACAATCCTGATCTTTctctgcaccaacacaccttactcaaattaatgagttgtTTTGCAGAACTTCGTAACCTGTTGGGGccatttaatttaagtcaggtgtgttggagcaagaaaaaaaaaatgaaaacctgcaggactacgACCCTTGAAAacagactttggacacccctggccTAAGCTAACCAATATAATCCTCTTAATATACTACCATGGAATATATAGGTTCCACCAGTCATCACCCTGGCAACACAATCATAATCACAAAACACATCAATTCTCCGCATAAACAAATGCTGtgcgaagaagaagaaaggcgATCTCTGGTCACTGCTTGTAATCCGTTTGACCATGGGCAACACCAATCTCTCCTCATCCAACTCTTAAATGTTACAACATCCTAAACATACCAGCAGTTGCATAAGGCATCTGCAGCAGTTAAGAGGCTGCATGCATGTCATTAGCGAGCAGGAGAGCAGCCACTCTGAGCTTCTGCTTGACAAACTTGTTAGAGATGGGGGGCATTTTGAATCTGCTGATATGACATCGCACCCATACACTGGAAAACCCCACGAGGCTGAAACAATTGCTTCACTGCAGTTGGATGCCGATTGGGTATGACAACAGAGGATTTCTCCGCTCACTGTGGTCACACAACATATTCATGCCAGTGAAAGGATGgggcagataaataaaaataaaaaaaggtccTGGTAGATGTGCTGTGCAGGGGGGTGAGGGGTTGGAGTCCTTTTGTTGTCCTTCGTGCAGCCAGTGCAACTCTGAAACTAATAGAGGCTGACAATCTGTGCCATGCCATGGCATAGTTCCTAATTATCAGGAAACTGACAAAACCAGGGAGTCCGGATGATATAAGAAGGGCATTGGTtgcaaaaataatacaataaaggCTTACTGAGCAGCTTGCACAGAAGGTCTTTTCACTTTGAAAAACTCGGTAGTGTTattaaaaatgagataaaatgaataaactaaCATTTATCATGAATAATAGATAGGTACTTTAAATGTGCCTGGGCATTTTCAATAAGAAGTTTAATTTTGCCAAAAACGTCTGGACACATTATGTTGCCCTACATATTCCAACCAGGAGTTCAGCTTGGGGACTGAAGGGATGTTGCTGGTTCCCACAAAACCCAGCCATATTTCAGCTTTTCCTTGTAGCATCTGTGACTCTGGCTCAGTAACAACTCCATTGTTCTATCCACAGCTCTATCCACTATGGTGTTATCTTTCAGGAGTTCGCTTTCACAGCATGACCTTGTGGAAATCAATCCACTCTTACTGTGCTCTTATTTCAAAGCCATCTGTGCCTTTGACTGTAAATAATATACAGTCGCTCAATAATTTAGGGCACTGATGTTGTCTGGAGGTTttgtatatgtgttactgtaaGATGCACATCAAACTTAACATGTGTGGAGCTTGACAAAATGTTTGACCTTAAGGTCCTGAAAActaaaaatccatttattttatctgtattacattatttt comes from Melanotaenia boesemani isolate fMelBoe1 chromosome 20, fMelBoe1.pri, whole genome shotgun sequence and encodes:
- the rtn1a gene encoding reticulon-1a, whose product is MSAQPGEELSSEGKWFGDDYGRNGLFGSTPTRFEEFREEFKPKGGDATSDLDHPFQDDGKRPSVAMETASTDDPMSGLFRKPMNDDGDVYTSLLSNQSFTTGREASYLSDDLKPSNNSSGSSVLDHFSSDTYSFSSNTKMASKPMDDMPKSLLGSHKTESYNYMDISHEEVHQYQHQGALSNKADKISAGHDFLDSYMDKNLGKDEDDEEEDENLGPALGSHSFPYVEEPSDEELTDYRSYRNLGGTPQTASPVKITLTESQPPPSKSELQQHPSPVNVSERENILSVGLQGVPTVTLSEPEDESPASTPNASPTQKEFPTRDMFKSEVGKPTFTKSNPGKKPGNREHDGSSAESGDSEIELVSEEPPKPSSNPFAEPPKSKGAFSQPNNPFDNPPVTKGGFGLVGSSAPPTAYSILREEREAELDSDLFIESASEESPKREQGASGPKQGVSPHSPLVSTTTPPRSTIEAMPAEPLIPEKAKNPVKTEEGPSKPKPPTAAVPPEVRSEKAHQGDMHKITSEGKEDQGKPAVSIFLEGFDKQKAIDLLYWRNVKQSGAVFSSVLLLLFSLTQFSVVSVGALLGPGSPFSHHQFQDLQVCAAGCAEDR